A window of the Lactuca sativa cultivar Salinas chromosome 5, Lsat_Salinas_v11, whole genome shotgun sequence genome harbors these coding sequences:
- the LOC111903563 gene encoding uncharacterized protein LOC111903563, with protein sequence MDEVFEPDTIDVQVDDFVKTKSVSRCKDEFLNVLCEDSDDEPVEGEGENARVELDDEENTDESSDEDEIIYSIHNPKVKWNVMKPVIGERYESRHELKLCLTNYSIYKGYKIRFKKCDSVRLVAVCASDPEKCPFMVRASWMSTGKSFQVKKMNDRHTCVRNFSSSRLMNPTWLAKQFVKELVRKPKLKCKEMQSIIQSKFHCKVSWSKCYRSRCRALSLIDGNLSDHYARVWDYGHELMRSNPGSIVRISVNINPDHTTTFHRIYVCFKAIKDGWKIGCRRVIGLDGCFLKGQCKGELLTAIGRDANNQIYLIAWAVVEVENKVNWTWFLELVSEDLSLDAGRGLCVISDQHKGLVEATKDILPHVEHKQCARHIYANFRKVYSGIQFKKMFWAATKSTTEGDFKINMDRIKTLSEGAYDHLMAREPHTWCRAFFGSGLACESVENGIAECFNAVIVDARKNPRLAMLEEIRLYMMERFYNLREEA encoded by the exons ATGGATGAAGTATTTGAGCCTGACACAATCGACGTTCAAGTTGATGATTTTGTAAAAACCAAATCAGTTTCAAGATGCAAAGATGAATTCCTTAATGTTCTTTGTGAAGACAGTGATGACGAACCAGTGGAAGGTGAAGGAGAAAATGCTCGAGTAGAACTAGATGATGAGGAAAACACTGACGAATCTAGtgatgaagatgaaatcatatacTCCATCCATAATCCGAAGGTCAAATGGAATGTGATGAAACCGGTTATTGGAGAAAGGTATGAATCTAGACACGAACTGAAATTATGTTTAACAAATTATTCCATCTATAAGGGCTATAAGATTCGTTTCAAGAAGTGTGATAGTGTTAGACTAGTGGCTGTGTGTGCTAGTGATCCAGAAAAATGCCCTTTTATGGTTCGTGCTTCATGGATGAGTACTGGAAAATCATTTCAGGTGAAAAAGATGAATGATAGGCATACATGTGTTAGGAATTTTAGTAGTTCAAGGCTTATGAATCCAACTTGGTTAGCAAAGCAGTTTGTGAAAGAACTAGTAAGGAAGCCAAAGTTAAAATGCAAGGAAATGCAATCAATAATTCAAAGTAAATTTCATTGCAAGGTGTCATGGTCAAAATGTTATAGATCAAGGTGTAGGGCACTGTCCTTAATTGATGGCAATTTGAGTGACCATTATGCAAGAGTGTGGGATTATGGACATGAACTGATGAGGTCCAATCCAGGTAGCATAGTTAGGATTTCTGTTAATATTAACCCTGATCATACTACAACTTTTCATAGAATATATGTGTGCTTTAAAGCAATCAAAGATGGGTGGAAGATAGGATGTCGTAGGGTTATAGGGTTGGATGGTTGTTTTTTGAAGGGACAATGCAAAGGCGAGTTACTAACTGCAATAGGTAGAGATGCAAATAATCAAATTTACCTTATAGCATGGGCTGTTGTGGAGGTTGAAAACAAGGTTAATTGGACATGGTTCTTGGAACTAGTTAGTGAAGATCTTTCATTGGATGCTGGCAGGGGATTATGTGTCATTAGTGATCAACACAAG GGTCTTGTTGAAGCAACAAAGGATATTCTACCCCATGTAGAGCACAAACAATGTGCTAGGCATATTTATGCCAATTTTAGGAAAGTGTATAGTGGGATACAATTCAAAAAAATGTTTTGGGCAGCTACAAAATCTACAACAGAAGGTGATTTCAAGATAAACATGGATAGGATCAAGACTTTAAGTGAAGGTGCATATGATCATCTTATGGCTAGAGAACCTCATACATGGTGCAGGGCATTTTTTGGTAGTGGTTTGGCATGTGAGTCTGTAGAGAATGGGATAGCTGAGTGTTTTAATGCAGTCATTGTAGATGCTAGAAAAAATCCTCGTTTGGCTATGCTTGAAGAAATAAGACTCTACATGATGGAAAGGTTCTACAACTTAAGAGAGGAAGCATAG